A window from Fragaria vesca subsp. vesca linkage group LG5, FraVesHawaii_1.0, whole genome shotgun sequence encodes these proteins:
- the LOC101307502 gene encoding anthocyanidin reductase-like, producing the protein MGKNKVSRVCVTGGSGYIGCWLVKTLLEKGHTVHATLRNLEDESKVGLLKSLPNADTNLLLFDADIYNPNDFKPAIEGCEFVFHLATPMQHTSQSSQYKDTAEAAIAGVRSIADSCIQSQTVKRLIYTASILSMSPRNDDGVGFRPLLDESCWTPLDASSTYGNEFTLGYIKLKTLAEKAVLSYNDFGDSKLEVVTLPCGLVGGESLLSYLPLSVRVILAQLTGDMFSCDGLNLMQEFMGSVPLVHIDDVCRAHIFCMEQPSMKGRFCCAVACHSIKEIAIYFQETYPEYKIHKELIEGPEEGSKSDFSKLKKMGFEYKYGIKEILDDSVAWAKKLNGSSFSQAV; encoded by the exons ATGGGGAAGAACAAAGTCTCTAGAGTTTGTGTTACAGGTGGTTCTGGATATATTGGTTGCTGGCTTGTCAAAACGCTCCTCGAGAAGGGGCACACAGTCCATGCCACTCTCAGAAACTTAG AGGATGAATCAAAGGTAGGCCTTCTGAAGTCTCTCCCCAATGCAGACACTAATTTGCTGCTGTTCGATGCTGATATATACAATCCTAATGACTTCAAGCCTGCTATTGAGGGGTGTGAGTTTGTTTTTCATCTTGCAACTCCTATGCAACATACTTCCCAAAGCTCCCAG TACAAGGACACAGCTGAAGCTGCTATTGCTGGGGTGAGAAGCATTGCAGATTCTTGCATTCAATCGCAGACAGTTAAGCGACTGATCTACACTGCAAGCATACTTTCTATGTCGCCAAGAAATGATGATGGAGTTGGATTCAGACCCTTACTTGATGAGTCATGTTGGACACCCCTTGATGCCTCATCTACTTATGGAAATGAGTTCACTTTG GGGTATATTAAATTAAAGACCTTAGCTGAGAAAGCAGTGCTGAGCTACAATGACTTTGGTGATAGTAAATTAGAAGTGGTAACTCTTCCTTGTGGCTTAGTGGGAGGAGAAAGTCTTCTTTCATATTTGCCTTTAAGTGTGAGAGTAATTCTGGCACAACTTACTGGGGACATGTTTTCTTGCGATGGCTTAAACTTAATGCAAGAATTTATGGGATCAGTTCCTCTGGTGCACATTGATGATGTTTGCCGAGCACATATCTTCTGCATGGAACAGCCATCAATGAAAGGCAGATTCTGTTGTGCAGTTGCGTGTCACTCTATCAAAGAAATTGCAATATACTTCCAAGAAACTTACCCAGAATACAAGATACATAAAGA ATTGATTGAAGGGCCTGAAGAAGGAAGCAAGAGTGATTTCAGTAAGCTGAAGAAGATGGGGTTTGAGTACAAGTATGGCATCAAGGAGATACTAGATGACAGTGTAGCATGGGCAAAGAAGTTAAATGGGAGCTCTTTTTCTCAAGCAGTCTAG